A stretch of Haloprofundus halophilus DNA encodes these proteins:
- a CDS encoding ornithine cyclodeaminase family protein, producing the protein MKTLLLNSEDVHHNARMPELIRAIEDAFAAYERGDAQMPPKSYIDLPQYNGDFRSMPAYLEAADWDAAGIKWVNVHTDNPGDHDLPTVMGTMIYSDPETAFPLAIMDGTELTMQRTGAAAAVATDHLAVEGASSMGIVGAGVQSYTQLRAISEVRPIEEVVVSDLDEERVARFLDTFEDEFDIRAGSIEEAASCDVLSTVTPVESPIVPREAVGEHTHINAMGADAEGKHELADEVLLDAKLVIDDYEQTTHSGEINVPYNAGVLGDDDIYGQIGEIVVGKREGRTEDDGITVFDSTGLAIQDVAAAHVVYEHADENDNGYPFDLLGLDG; encoded by the coding sequence ATGAAGACGCTGCTCCTCAACAGCGAGGACGTACACCACAACGCTCGGATGCCGGAGCTCATCCGAGCCATCGAGGACGCCTTCGCCGCCTACGAGCGCGGCGACGCGCAGATGCCGCCCAAGTCGTACATCGACCTGCCGCAGTACAACGGCGACTTCCGGTCGATGCCTGCCTATCTGGAGGCCGCCGACTGGGACGCCGCCGGCATCAAGTGGGTGAACGTCCACACGGACAACCCCGGCGACCACGACCTGCCCACCGTCATGGGGACGATGATCTACTCGGACCCCGAGACGGCGTTCCCGCTCGCCATCATGGACGGCACCGAGTTGACGATGCAGCGCACCGGCGCGGCCGCCGCCGTCGCCACCGACCACCTCGCCGTCGAAGGGGCGAGTTCGATGGGTATCGTCGGCGCGGGCGTCCAGTCGTACACGCAACTGCGAGCGATTTCCGAAGTGCGGCCCATCGAGGAAGTCGTCGTCTCCGACCTCGACGAGGAGCGCGTCGCGCGCTTCCTCGACACCTTCGAAGACGAGTTCGACATCCGCGCGGGCAGCATCGAGGAGGCCGCCTCCTGCGACGTGCTCTCGACGGTGACGCCCGTCGAATCGCCCATCGTCCCCCGCGAGGCCGTCGGCGAGCACACCCACATCAACGCGATGGGCGCCGACGCCGAGGGGAAACACGAACTCGCCGACGAGGTGCTTCTGGACGCCAAACTCGTCATCGACGACTACGAGCAGACGACCCATTCCGGCGAGATCAACGTCCCCTACAACGCGGGCGTCCTCGGCGACGACGACATCTACGGCCAGATCGGCGAGATCGTCGTCGGCAAGAGGGAGGGTCGCACGGAAGACGACGGAATCACCGTCTTCGACTCGACCGGACTGGCGATTCAGGACGTCGCCGCCGCCCACGTCGTCTACGAGCACGCCGACGAGAACGACAACGGCTACCCGTTCGACCTGTTGGGTCTGGACGGGTAG
- a CDS encoding DUF7535 family protein, with amino-acid sequence MSSDDETPGLMTKAYRTVTPGYKSRPDTEMNVIGLTYALLLVILIVPLLPFVIIVWLLTRVFERIDRRRETDETEAE; translated from the coding sequence ATGAGTTCCGACGACGAGACGCCGGGGTTGATGACGAAAGCCTACCGGACGGTGACCCCGGGGTACAAGAGTCGCCCAGACACCGAGATGAACGTCATCGGCCTGACGTACGCGCTGCTTCTGGTGATTCTCATCGTCCCGCTGCTCCCGTTCGTGATAATCGTCTGGTTGCTCACGCGGGTGTTCGAACGCATCGACCGGCGCAGAGAAACCGACGAGACGGAAGCGGAGTAA
- a CDS encoding short-chain fatty acid transporter, which yields MALTDPVKRLGEWFADIAMEYVPDPYVLVIILTLIAAVGALLVGTSPTGVMDAWFGGVWTLLVFMAQFALTLMVGDAIAKSPAVSRLLRRIAGLPKSQFSAVALTSFVAMLAGLISWAIGLIVGAVIARQVAFRGKEKGLKLHYPLLIAAGYTALMIWHSGITTSSGLIMADPAAIPSTFPEYAQGGIPLGETIGSLTNIVTVVLLLAVIPLVMGSLHPKGSEDITELPENVYDEIATGLQTKDDAPDSGVAADGGVATGEQSRVTAADRLNNSRFLGLIIALFPAYYFLSDVLQSGLGAINLNTINAFFIFCAIVLWVTPKRIVTQMDKSVKNVAGILFQFPFYAGIAGLLTGTALAAAIAGFFADIATPLTWPVLGLISAGIVNVFVPSGGGQWVAQGPILLETTRELGMPLYTAVVIEMMGDQLTNMIQPFWAVPALALAQLRARDILGYTTVAMVAGFIIMAITMTLFLGMGIGA from the coding sequence ATGGCACTTACTGACCCGGTGAAGCGACTAGGCGAATGGTTTGCAGACATCGCGATGGAGTACGTACCGGACCCGTACGTGCTCGTCATCATTCTCACGCTCATCGCTGCGGTCGGGGCGCTGTTGGTGGGCACCTCGCCGACGGGCGTGATGGACGCGTGGTTCGGCGGCGTCTGGACGTTGCTGGTGTTCATGGCCCAGTTCGCGCTCACGCTGATGGTCGGCGACGCCATCGCGAAGTCGCCCGCGGTGTCGAGGCTCTTACGACGAATCGCCGGGCTCCCGAAATCGCAGTTCTCGGCCGTCGCGCTGACCTCGTTCGTCGCCATGCTCGCCGGTCTCATCTCGTGGGCCATCGGCCTCATCGTCGGCGCGGTCATCGCCCGTCAGGTGGCGTTCCGCGGCAAGGAGAAGGGACTGAAGCTTCACTACCCGCTTCTCATCGCCGCCGGGTACACGGCGCTCATGATCTGGCACTCCGGCATCACCACGTCGAGCGGTCTCATCATGGCCGACCCGGCGGCGATCCCGTCGACGTTCCCCGAGTACGCACAGGGCGGTATCCCGCTCGGTGAGACCATCGGTAGTCTGACCAACATCGTCACCGTCGTGCTCCTGCTCGCGGTCATCCCCCTCGTAATGGGGAGTCTCCACCCGAAAGGTAGCGAGGACATAACCGAACTACCGGAGAACGTCTACGACGAGATCGCGACCGGCCTGCAGACGAAGGACGACGCACCCGACTCCGGCGTCGCCGCCGACGGCGGCGTCGCTACAGGGGAACAGTCGCGCGTTACCGCCGCCGACCGTCTCAACAACTCGCGGTTCCTCGGTCTGATTATCGCGCTGTTCCCGGCGTACTACTTCCTCTCCGACGTCCTTCAGAGCGGTCTCGGTGCCATCAACCTCAACACCATCAACGCGTTCTTCATCTTCTGCGCCATCGTACTGTGGGTGACGCCGAAGCGCATCGTCACGCAGATGGACAAGAGCGTGAAGAACGTCGCCGGCATCCTCTTTCAGTTCCCCTTCTACGCAGGTATCGCTGGACTGCTCACGGGAACCGCACTCGCCGCGGCCATCGCCGGTTTCTTCGCCGACATCGCCACGCCGCTGACGTGGCCGGTGCTCGGCCTCATCAGCGCGGGTATCGTCAACGTGTTCGTCCCCTCCGGCGGCGGTCAGTGGGTCGCACAGGGACCGATTCTCCTCGAGACGACGCGGGAACTCGGCATGCCGCTGTACACCGCCGTCGTCATCGAGATGATGGGCGACCAACTGACGAACATGATTCAGCCGTTCTGGGCGGTTCCGGCGCTCGCACTGGCGCAACTACGCGCCCGCGACATCCTCGGCTACACCACCGTCGCCATGGTCGCCGGGTTCATCATCATGGCCATCACGATGACTCTGTTCCTCGGGATGGGAATCGGCGCGTAG
- a CDS encoding thiolase domain-containing protein — translation MNDVCVVGTGTTEFGVREEGIVELGVTAVGRALRSCDVDREDVDALYLGNFVAGMLEGQETLAPLVADSVGLVGVPTMKTEGACASSGIAFRQAYQAIRTGIHDVVVVTGVERMTSAETSEFTRALGSAADHGTDGATGLTFPGFYGLVLDRYMHEYGATREQVAAVSVKNRRNGASNPRARFRSPVTVEDVVDSRLVADPLRLYDCCPAADGAAAVVLASADVADSYTDAPIPVLGSGHATGRSAAYRYDDLTTLEATTLAAEEAYDEANISPSDVDVVELHDCFSAAEIGDSEDLGFFEKGEGAAAVAEGRTAVDGELPINPSGGLLAKGHPVGATGIGQIYEVCLQLLGEHENQVDGAEVGLAHNLGGSGAVSTVTVLGGPSRV, via the coding sequence ATGAACGATGTGTGTGTGGTTGGCACGGGAACCACCGAGTTCGGCGTCCGCGAGGAGGGCATCGTCGAACTCGGCGTCACGGCGGTCGGGCGGGCGCTCCGCTCCTGCGACGTCGACAGGGAGGACGTCGACGCGCTCTACCTCGGGAACTTCGTCGCCGGGATGCTCGAAGGACAGGAGACGCTCGCGCCGCTGGTCGCCGACAGCGTCGGTCTCGTCGGCGTCCCGACGATGAAGACCGAGGGCGCGTGCGCGAGTTCGGGTATCGCGTTCAGACAGGCGTATCAGGCGATCCGAACCGGTATCCACGACGTGGTCGTCGTCACCGGCGTCGAGCGGATGACGAGCGCCGAGACGTCGGAGTTCACCCGCGCGCTCGGAAGCGCCGCCGACCACGGCACCGACGGCGCGACGGGGTTGACGTTTCCGGGCTTCTACGGGCTCGTGCTCGACCGCTACATGCACGAGTACGGCGCGACCCGCGAACAGGTCGCCGCCGTCTCGGTGAAAAATCGGAGAAACGGCGCGTCGAACCCGCGGGCGCGGTTCCGGTCGCCGGTGACCGTCGAGGACGTCGTCGACTCCCGACTGGTCGCTGACCCGCTCCGCCTCTACGACTGCTGTCCCGCCGCCGACGGGGCCGCCGCGGTCGTGCTCGCGTCGGCGGACGTCGCCGACTCGTACACCGACGCGCCGATACCGGTGCTCGGCAGCGGACACGCGACGGGCCGAAGCGCCGCGTACCGCTACGACGACCTGACGACGCTCGAAGCGACGACGCTGGCCGCCGAGGAGGCGTACGACGAGGCGAACATCTCGCCTTCGGACGTCGACGTCGTCGAGCTCCACGACTGTTTCTCGGCGGCCGAAATCGGCGACTCAGAGGACCTCGGCTTCTTCGAGAAGGGCGAGGGCGCGGCCGCCGTCGCCGAGGGTCGGACCGCCGTCGACGGCGAACTCCCCATCAATCCGAGCGGCGGGTTGCTCGCGAAGGGTCACCCGGTCGGTGCGACCGGCATCGGCCAGATTTACGAAGTGTGTCTGCAGTTGCTCGGCGAACACGAGAACCAGGTCGACGGAGCCGAGGTCGGACTGGCGCACAACCTCGGCGGGAGCGGTGCGGTGAGCACCGTCACCGTCCTCGGAGGGCCGTCGCGTGTCTGA
- a CDS encoding Zn-ribbon domain-containing OB-fold protein produces MSESPPRFPATRCADCGHLYGHEAYICRECGSETFAEAPLDGTGTVYARTTIRVPGSDQQGEEPFEVAVVDVGGEETVRVTARLEENPELGPDDPVEFVDRRDGVFYFRAA; encoded by the coding sequence GTGTCTGAGTCGCCCCCGAGGTTCCCGGCGACGCGGTGCGCCGACTGCGGCCACCTGTACGGACACGAGGCGTACATCTGCCGCGAGTGCGGCTCCGAGACGTTCGCGGAGGCACCGCTCGACGGGACTGGGACGGTGTACGCGCGGACGACGATTCGGGTTCCGGGGTCCGACCAGCAGGGAGAGGAGCCGTTCGAGGTGGCCGTCGTCGACGTCGGCGGCGAGGAGACGGTGAGAGTGACCGCGCGCCTCGAAGAGAACCCCGAACTCGGCCCCGACGACCCCGTCGAGTTCGTCGACAGACGAGACGGCGTCTTCTACTTCCGGGCGGCGTAA
- a CDS encoding NADPH:quinone reductase, whose amino-acid sequence MRAIRYHEHGDPDVLRVEDVEKPTPSEGEIRVELKAAGVNPVDTYFRDGSYQPFTLPMVPGVDFAGVVDEVGTGVEGFDVGDRVFGTGLGNDRYGSTAEYVIAPTDRIAHLSDGVSFVEAGAAGVATVTAWRAIVDHAALEPAEYCLVHGGSGGVGHAAVQIAAASGARVVTTASERYHDALSELGARTVLDYERDDLQSAVAEATDGGPNVVVDHMLERYLQFDCDVAAPYARIVLFRNRHLEAGFTNVPAAGGKELQFHLMSMYNAPRLADPLARVDRLLADGLLRVEVAGEYGFDEVAEAHRRVREESFLGKLVVVP is encoded by the coding sequence ATGCGTGCCATACGGTACCACGAACACGGCGACCCGGACGTGCTCCGCGTCGAGGACGTCGAGAAACCGACGCCGAGCGAGGGCGAGATTCGAGTCGAACTGAAGGCGGCGGGCGTCAACCCCGTCGACACCTACTTCCGCGACGGGTCGTACCAGCCCTTCACGCTCCCGATGGTTCCCGGCGTCGACTTCGCGGGCGTCGTCGACGAAGTGGGGACAGGAGTCGAGGGCTTCGACGTCGGCGACCGGGTGTTCGGAACCGGGTTGGGGAACGACCGCTACGGCAGCACGGCCGAGTACGTCATCGCGCCCACCGACCGAATCGCTCACCTCTCGGACGGCGTCTCGTTCGTCGAAGCGGGCGCGGCGGGCGTCGCGACCGTCACGGCGTGGCGGGCCATCGTCGACCACGCGGCGCTCGAACCGGCGGAGTACTGTCTCGTACACGGCGGCAGCGGCGGCGTCGGTCACGCGGCCGTCCAGATCGCCGCCGCGTCGGGCGCTCGCGTCGTGACGACGGCGAGCGAGCGGTATCACGACGCCCTCTCGGAACTCGGCGCGCGGACGGTACTCGACTACGAACGCGACGACCTCCAGTCGGCGGTCGCGGAGGCGACCGACGGCGGTCCGAACGTCGTCGTCGACCACATGCTCGAACGTTACCTGCAGTTCGACTGCGACGTCGCCGCGCCGTACGCCCGCATCGTCCTCTTCCGCAACCGACATCTCGAAGCCGGGTTCACGAACGTCCCCGCCGCCGGGGGGAAGGAACTGCAGTTCCACCTCATGAGCATGTACAACGCGCCGCGGCTGGCCGACCCGCTGGCGCGCGTCGACCGCCTGCTGGCGGACGGTCTCCTGCGCGTCGAAGTCGCCGGCGAGTACGGCTTCGACGAGGTGGCGGAGGCCCACAGGCGGGTGCGCGAGGAGAGCTTCCTCGGAAAACTCGTCGTCGTTCCCTGA
- a CDS encoding acyl-CoA synthetase, whose product MTTYEELGASFSWGEVWAGFDWNAPDRFNVAHETVCRHVGSGPALYWEGAAEGERETLTYADLDERSARVANALESLGVERGEPVATLVPRLPELYPTFLGIWRRGAVYVPLFTAFGPNAIEVRAADAGVKTVFTTTEYREKIAAVEDEVGIENVVVIDRRGDGPDGDGVGDSDVDGVVGDDGESLDGEDIEYEALVADQPSTYETAETSADDLCTLEYTSGTTGPPKGCELTHRVLAALYPYLDCSMALGDDETVWGAADPGWMYGLLTAGIAPVSMGVPNVLYEGEFDPEAWYGVMERYDVTSLATSPTAYRGLVAAGDAHESYHLSLWKGNSAGEPLNPEVMRWFDEELGVTVYDHYGVTECGMVAGNHHACEMDVKPGSMGRPLPGFDVRVVDPETGAETEADEVGELAVARGEATYFGGYWNEPRKTAEAWVEHEGGELFLTGDAAERDGDDYLWFVGRADDVILSSGYRIGPFEVESTLLEHEAVAEAAVVGVPDEKRGELVKAYVVTTEGWGHDDEVAASIRGFVRERLAKHAYPREIEFLDELPKTSSGKIRRVELREDGA is encoded by the coding sequence ATGACGACGTACGAGGAACTCGGCGCGTCCTTCTCGTGGGGCGAGGTCTGGGCGGGGTTCGACTGGAACGCCCCCGACCGATTCAACGTCGCCCACGAGACGGTCTGTCGGCACGTCGGCTCCGGCCCGGCGCTCTACTGGGAGGGTGCTGCCGAGGGCGAGCGCGAGACGCTCACCTACGCCGACCTCGACGAGCGGAGCGCGCGGGTGGCGAACGCCCTCGAATCGCTTGGCGTCGAGCGCGGCGAACCCGTGGCGACGCTCGTTCCTCGCCTCCCGGAGCTCTACCCGACGTTTCTGGGTATCTGGCGGCGCGGCGCAGTGTACGTCCCGCTGTTCACGGCGTTCGGCCCGAACGCCATCGAGGTCCGCGCGGCCGACGCGGGCGTGAAGACGGTGTTCACGACGACCGAGTACCGAGAGAAGATAGCGGCCGTCGAGGACGAGGTGGGTATCGAGAACGTCGTCGTCATCGACCGTCGGGGCGACGGACCCGACGGCGATGGCGTCGGCGACAGCGACGTCGATGGCGTCGTCGGCGATGACGGCGAAAGCCTCGACGGCGAGGATATCGAGTACGAGGCGCTCGTCGCCGACCAACCGTCGACGTACGAGACGGCCGAGACGTCCGCCGACGACCTCTGCACGCTGGAGTACACGAGCGGGACGACCGGTCCGCCGAAGGGCTGCGAGCTCACGCATCGAGTACTGGCGGCGCTCTACCCGTATCTGGACTGTTCGATGGCTCTCGGCGACGACGAGACGGTGTGGGGGGCGGCCGACCCCGGGTGGATGTACGGCCTGCTGACGGCGGGCATCGCTCCCGTGAGTATGGGCGTGCCGAACGTGCTCTACGAGGGCGAGTTCGACCCCGAGGCGTGGTACGGGGTGATGGAGCGCTACGACGTGACGAGCCTCGCCACGAGTCCGACGGCGTATCGCGGACTCGTCGCCGCCGGCGACGCCCACGAGTCGTACCACCTCTCGCTGTGGAAGGGCAACAGCGCGGGCGAACCGCTGAACCCGGAGGTGATGCGCTGGTTCGACGAGGAACTCGGCGTCACCGTGTACGACCACTACGGCGTCACCGAGTGCGGGATGGTCGCCGGCAACCATCACGCCTGCGAGATGGACGTGAAGCCGGGGAGCATGGGACGGCCGCTCCCGGGGTTCGACGTCCGGGTCGTCGACCCCGAGACGGGGGCCGAAACCGAGGCCGACGAAGTCGGCGAACTCGCGGTCGCCCGCGGCGAGGCGACGTATTTCGGGGGCTACTGGAACGAACCGCGGAAGACCGCCGAAGCGTGGGTCGAACACGAGGGCGGAGAGCTGTTTCTGACCGGCGACGCCGCCGAACGCGACGGCGACGATTACCTCTGGTTCGTCGGCCGCGCCGACGACGTCATCCTCTCGTCGGGCTACCGCATCGGCCCCTTCGAGGTCGAGAGCACGCTGCTCGAACACGAGGCGGTCGCAGAGGCGGCCGTCGTCGGCGTCCCCGACGAGAAGCGCGGCGAACTCGTGAAGGCGTACGTCGTCACGACCGAGGGGTGGGGCCACGACGACGAGGTGGCCGCCTCGATTCGGGGGTTCGTTCGCGAGCGACTCGCCAAACACGCCTACCCCCGAGAAATCGAGTTCCTCGACGAACTCCCCAAGACATCGAGCGGGAAGATTCGCCGCGTCGAACTCCGCGAAGACGGGGCGTAG
- a CDS encoding enoyl-CoA hydratase/isomerase family protein, whose product MTKHVSYEFADGVSTVRLDRPEKLNAMTLEMWDAVADGVRRADDDGARAIVLTGSGRVFCAGDDIGSLADIENPRDARELADTVLGCFGAIERSPVPVVAKANGSAYGGGFELLMSADLTVAPRDAVFALPETRIGAYPFYGAKRLARLVGRQRAADLALTGRELGAEEAVEWGLFARAVDDGEVDDAVSDIVATLGRSSPASLETTKTWLNASLRFAGEDEAMRNGLGYLFSGPDAREGALSFLEGRDPDFAE is encoded by the coding sequence ATGACTAAACACGTCAGCTACGAGTTCGCCGACGGCGTGAGCACGGTTCGTCTCGACCGCCCCGAGAAACTGAACGCGATGACGCTGGAGATGTGGGACGCCGTCGCCGACGGAGTGCGGCGCGCCGACGACGACGGTGCTCGCGCAATCGTCCTCACCGGAAGCGGGCGCGTGTTCTGCGCGGGCGACGACATCGGGTCGCTCGCCGACATCGAGAACCCCCGGGACGCCCGCGAACTCGCCGACACCGTCCTCGGCTGTTTCGGCGCTATCGAACGCTCGCCGGTGCCGGTCGTCGCGAAGGCGAACGGGTCGGCCTACGGCGGCGGGTTCGAACTCCTGATGTCGGCAGACCTCACGGTCGCCCCGCGCGACGCCGTCTTCGCACTCCCGGAGACGCGTATCGGGGCGTACCCGTTCTACGGCGCGAAGCGACTCGCCCGCCTCGTGGGTCGACAGCGCGCGGCCGACCTCGCGCTGACGGGTCGGGAACTCGGTGCCGAGGAGGCCGTCGAGTGGGGGCTGTTCGCCAGAGCCGTCGACGACGGCGAGGTCGACGACGCCGTCTCGGATATCGTCGCGACGCTCGGGCGCTCCTCGCCCGCGTCGCTGGAGACGACGAAGACGTGGCTCAACGCGTCGCTGCGCTTTGCCGGCGAGGACGAGGCGATGCGGAACGGACTCGGCTACCTCTTCTCGGGGCCGGACGCCCGCGAGGGGGCGCTGTCGTTTCTCGAAGGCCGAGACCCCGACTTCGCCGAGTGA
- a CDS encoding LLM class flavin-dependent oxidoreductase — protein sequence MPTSLGLLLPDVAAESPASVAERAEELGYDAVWVSELWGTDAFVQLAELAMRTETVGLGTAIVNVFSRSPAVIAMAAASVERLAPGRVTLGVGASTPKAVEDLHGTSYDQPVRRIHETVELVKAYLSDADAVDYDGELFEVADFPGLDADVPVYNAALGPANRRATGRVCDGWIPHNIPFEGLSEAFDVVADAAREAGRDPENIAVAPYVPAAVSEDETDAYDAVRGHLAYYVGSGEGYRRAVATAFPEEADRVAEAWRSGDRAAASDAVTDEMVRALGVAGTPDAARGRLETILDLDVLDRPMVTVPRQADDDLTLRTIEALAPASR from the coding sequence ATGCCGACCTCGCTCGGACTGCTGCTCCCGGACGTCGCCGCCGAGTCACCCGCCTCGGTCGCCGAGCGGGCGGAGGAACTCGGCTACGACGCCGTCTGGGTGAGCGAACTCTGGGGCACCGACGCGTTCGTCCAACTCGCGGAACTCGCGATGCGCACCGAGACGGTCGGCCTCGGCACGGCCATCGTCAACGTGTTCTCGCGGTCGCCGGCGGTCATCGCGATGGCTGCCGCGTCGGTCGAGCGACTCGCACCCGGGAGAGTGACCCTCGGCGTCGGCGCGAGCACGCCGAAAGCCGTCGAAGACCTCCACGGGACGAGTTACGACCAGCCAGTCCGCCGCATCCACGAGACGGTCGAACTCGTCAAAGCCTACCTGAGCGACGCCGACGCCGTCGACTACGACGGCGAACTGTTCGAGGTGGCTGACTTCCCCGGCCTCGACGCCGACGTGCCGGTGTACAACGCGGCGCTCGGCCCGGCGAACAGACGGGCGACCGGCCGCGTCTGCGACGGCTGGATTCCGCACAACATCCCGTTCGAGGGTCTCTCGGAGGCGTTCGATGTCGTCGCCGACGCGGCGCGCGAGGCCGGACGTGACCCGGAAAACATCGCCGTCGCGCCGTACGTTCCGGCGGCGGTCTCCGAGGACGAAACCGACGCGTACGACGCCGTCCGCGGTCACCTCGCCTACTACGTCGGCAGCGGCGAGGGCTATCGACGCGCCGTCGCCACCGCGTTCCCCGAGGAGGCCGACCGAGTGGCCGAGGCGTGGCGGAGCGGCGACCGCGCCGCGGCGAGCGACGCCGTTACCGACGAGATGGTCCGCGCGCTCGGCGTCGCCGGAACGCCCGACGCGGCCCGAGGGCGATTAGAGACGATTCTCGACCTCGACGTGCTCGACCGACCGATGGTCACCGTCCCGCGACAGGCAGACGACGACCTGACGCTTCGGACGATAGAGGCGTTGGCACCCGCGAGTCGCTGA
- a CDS encoding acyl-CoA dehydrogenase family protein: MEYDDSERAEAVAARVREFVDETVIPVERDLLGDGPIGEDRLADLRDEARERDVYAPQISTEYGGMGMQFRDVLPAFEEAGRSLLAAPAIRVDAPDEGNMHTFELVATEEQKEEWLRPLVAGEIRSGFCMTEPMQGGGSDPKMLKTEARKEGDEWVINGHKWWTTNGLEADILLVMARTDFDAHPYSGCSIILVPADTPGVEVERGIPHMADGLLGTSHAEIKFDDVRVPVENLMGEENEGFSIAQQRLGPARLTHCMRYSGMAQRALDVAKAYTSEREAFGSPVAEKQGIRFSVAEAETELHAARCMVRHAADRITAGDEARIEVSMSKLYTSNVVQEAIDTAMQMCGANAVGEDLPLADFYQNVRQFRFVDGADEVHKRVIARDAFSEIDDSELENVTRYEE; encoded by the coding sequence ATGGAGTACGACGATTCCGAACGGGCGGAGGCGGTCGCGGCACGCGTTCGCGAGTTCGTGGACGAGACGGTGATTCCCGTCGAGCGCGACCTGCTGGGCGACGGGCCGATAGGCGAGGACCGACTGGCCGACCTGCGGGACGAAGCCCGCGAGCGCGACGTTTACGCGCCGCAGATTTCGACCGAGTACGGCGGGATGGGGATGCAGTTCCGCGACGTGCTCCCGGCGTTCGAGGAGGCCGGGCGGAGCCTGTTGGCCGCGCCCGCCATTCGCGTCGACGCCCCCGACGAGGGCAACATGCACACCTTCGAACTCGTCGCCACCGAGGAGCAGAAAGAGGAGTGGCTCCGCCCGCTCGTCGCCGGAGAGATTCGCTCCGGCTTCTGCATGACCGAGCCGATGCAGGGCGGCGGGTCGGACCCGAAGATGCTCAAGACCGAGGCGAGAAAGGAGGGCGACGAGTGGGTCATAAACGGCCACAAGTGGTGGACGACGAACGGACTGGAGGCCGACATCCTGCTCGTGATGGCCCGCACGGATTTCGACGCCCATCCTTACAGCGGCTGTTCTATCATCCTCGTCCCCGCCGACACGCCCGGCGTCGAGGTCGAGCGCGGCATCCCGCACATGGCCGACGGACTGCTCGGGACGAGCCACGCCGAAATCAAGTTCGACGACGTCCGCGTCCCCGTCGAGAACCTCATGGGCGAGGAGAACGAGGGCTTCTCCATCGCCCAGCAGCGTCTCGGTCCCGCGCGACTCACCCACTGCATGCGCTACTCGGGGATGGCCCAGCGCGCGCTCGACGTGGCGAAGGCGTACACCAGCGAGCGCGAGGCGTTCGGCTCGCCCGTCGCCGAGAAACAGGGAATCCGCTTTTCGGTGGCCGAGGCCGAGACCGAACTCCACGCGGCGCGCTGCATGGTCCGCCACGCCGCCGACCGCATCACCGCGGGCGACGAGGCCAGAATCGAGGTGTCGATGAGCAAGCTCTACACGTCGAACGTCGTTCAGGAGGCCATCGACACGGCGATGCAGATGTGCGGCGCGAACGCCGTCGGCGAGGACCTCCCGCTCGCGGACTTCTACCAGAACGTCCGGCAGTTCCGCTTCGTCGACGGCGCGGACGAGGTGCACAAGCGCGTCATCGCCCGCGACGCCTTCTCCGAAATCGACGACTCCGAGCTGGAGAACGTCACGCGGTACGAGGAGTAG
- a CDS encoding SDR family NAD(P)-dependent oxidoreductase — MNALDQFDLTGRVAVVTGGTRGIGLAIAEGLASAGATVVPTSRTESDVEAAAERIESYGAESLVAPTDVTDDEDIRALFERTADAFGGVDVVVNNAGVNPAAALGRPEDVDPDGYDFVLDVNLRGAFRCAQESAKYLAESDGGSLVNVASVGGVVGLPRQHPYVASKHGLVGVTKSIALDWAPDVRANVVAPGYVATDLTAEVRENDTLRQSIVDRTPLDRFADPEELAGPVVFLASDAASYVTGACLAVDGGWTAR, encoded by the coding sequence ATGAACGCCCTCGACCAGTTCGACCTCACCGGTCGCGTCGCCGTCGTCACCGGGGGCACGCGCGGCATCGGCCTCGCCATCGCCGAAGGACTCGCCTCCGCCGGCGCGACGGTCGTTCCGACCTCCAGAACCGAGTCGGACGTCGAAGCGGCAGCCGAGCGAATCGAGTCCTACGGCGCCGAGAGCCTCGTCGCCCCGACGGACGTGACCGACGACGAGGACATCAGAGCGCTGTTCGAGCGGACGGCCGACGCGTTCGGCGGCGTCGACGTCGTCGTCAACAACGCGGGCGTCAACCCCGCCGCGGCGCTCGGCCGACCGGAGGACGTCGACCCCGACGGCTACGACTTCGTTTTGGACGTGAACCTCCGCGGGGCGTTCCGCTGCGCGCAGGAATCCGCGAAGTACCTCGCCGAGAGCGACGGCGGGTCGCTCGTCAACGTCGCCAGCGTCGGCGGCGTCGTCGGCCTCCCGCGGCAGCACCCCTACGTCGCCTCGAAACACGGCCTCGTCGGCGTCACGAAGAGCATCGCGCTCGACTGGGCTCCCGACGTGCGCGCGAACGTCGTCGCACCGGGGTACGTCGCCACCGACCTCACGGCGGAGGTGCGCGAGAACGACACGCTCAGGCAGTCCATCGTCGACCGGACGCCGCTGGACCGTTTCGCCGACCCCGAAGAACTCGCGGGGCCGGTCGTCTTCCTCGCGAGCGACGCCGCCAGCTACGTCACCGGCGCCTGTCTCGCCGTCGACGGCGGGTGGACCGCCCGGTAA